From the genome of Nitrososphaerota archaeon:
CAATATTAAAAACTAATGGAAATTTAAGGTTAATCGGAGAAACGGGGACGGGAAAAACTACTTTAGTATATTACTTATGTGAAAAATACAATTGGAAATTATTTGAATATTCATTAAACCAGGATACGAGTAAATACGATTTATTAGGATATGACATTTTAGAGAAGGGAGAAACAAAATTTAAGAAAGGAATAATAATAAATTGGTTAGAGTGTAATGACGATAAATATAATGCTTATGTGCTATACCTTGACGAGTATAATTATGCCAATCCAAACATAAGAAGTTTATTGAATAGCTTAACAGATTTTAGAAAGAAAATATACATACCAGAATTAAACCAAACATATGAAAGAACAGAAAAACATTATATAATTATCTCATATAATCCCGCTGAGAAGTCAAGCTATATTGGAACCTTTGCCGATAATATAGCACAATTAAGAAGGTTTGAAAGCATAAGATTAAGCTACATGGATAAAATGAAAGAAGTTAAATATTTACAAAAAATTACTAAAAAGGATTATGATACATGTTTAAGGTTTGTTGAATGGGCGGATAAAATAAGAAGGTGTTATTTAAATGGAGAATTAAGCAACGTAATAACAACGGGAAATTTAATAAACTATTTGAATATGTTAGATAATAACAATTTAACAATAGATGACATAATTGAAATAGCTTCTAATAATTTCATTTTTGAAGAAAAAGAAAAAGTAATAAGGTTATTTGGAGAAAATAAAGTTAAAAGTGATAATGAAGATGAATGAAGAATTTAATGAAACATTAATACAATTAAAAGCAATAGCCACGGCTATAACAAATAATAGAGAAGTTATAGTCGATTTTTCTAATAATAATACTTATACCGATTTTAAGAAAATTTATATAGGGATAAATGATTTACCGAAGGGCTTCCAAAAATTTTTGAAAACACCATTTATTAGAAAAATATTAAATGGTTTAACTACACATGAAAGCGGTCATATTGTATTTACAAAACCAATAAATAAATTTTATGAATCATGGATAAATAGAAAAGATGATAAAAGTTTAGCAAAATTCATAACTAATTTAGTAGAAGATAAAAGAGTTGATTACTTTATTTCTAAAAGATATC
Proteins encoded in this window:
- a CDS encoding MoxR family ATPase encodes the protein MKIQFVDLDKYEEKALAILKTNGNLRLIGETGTGKTTLVYYLCEKYNWKLFEYSLNQDTSKYDLLGYDILEKGETKFKKGIIINWLECNDDKYNAYVLYLDEYNYANPNIRSLLNSLTDFRKKIYIPELNQTYERTEKHYIIISYNPAEKSSYIGTFADNIAQLRRFESIRLSYMDKMKEVKYLQKITKKDYDTCLRFVEWADKIRRCYLNGELSNVITTGNLINYLNMLDNNNLTIDDIIEIASNNFIFEEKEKVIRLFGENKVKSDNEDE